A single Scytonema hofmannii PCC 7110 DNA region contains:
- the tnpA gene encoding IS200/IS605 family transposase produces the protein KIINEAMLASIRNTLTRVCEKNKCMLKEFNGESDHVHLLLDFHPDNNLSSLIGSMKSASSRIVRSEFKEIIDKYYCQDKFWSDSYCAVSCGGAPLEIVKQYIQSQDKPKR, from the coding sequence ACAAAATTATTAATGAAGCAATGCTCGCATCAATCCGCAACACACTGACCAGAGTTTGTGAAAAAAATAAGTGTATGCTCAAAGAATTTAATGGTGAATCAGACCACGTTCATTTGCTGTTAGACTTTCACCCTGACAACAATCTCTCCTCTCTCATCGGTTCTATGAAATCCGCTTCGAGTCGTATTGTCAGGAGTGAGTTCAAAGAAATAATCGATAAATATTACTGTCAAGATAAATTTTGGAGCGATTCCTACTGTGCTGTTTCTTGTGGAGGTGCTCCGCTGGAGATAGTCAAGCAATACATTCAATCTCAAGATAAGCCAAAAAGATAA
- a CDS encoding MFS transporter, whose protein sequence is MGQSHRERFEEGKLRFGSFQIPPALKSLNVCCFVMGESVSFFGSWMTQIALVWMVYQLTNSAVLVGVAGFTNQALGLIITPLVGVLLDRWNLRYVLLTTQLLNVLLSSLLTFLTLNGQLNVVWIIIIGALQGTLKAFDLPARLVTIPRLVEDKTETYSAISLHSFSINTAKFASPMIAGILLASSGATACFLIDAITYIPFISAILTTKIRAIPNKLSSDKTPFLKTLKEGFVFAYDFLPIKYAFILQIIICFMAMTHVNLMPIFTQKILNGNAETMGFLMTASALGSIVAGFYLILRKQVIGLEKIITRSTAILGLGLMLFSRSNNLEICLVLIFLVGMSNTLTLASIGNFVQSILTDEDKRGRVTSIFTTGFLGVLPFGNLFFGGLTNQIGVANAIFFGGACCLLGAFYFSRQESKMRRILHSVYLEMGLTVNSDQ, encoded by the coding sequence ATGGGACAAAGTCATAGAGAACGTTTTGAAGAAGGTAAACTGAGATTTGGTTCTTTTCAGATTCCTCCTGCTCTGAAATCTTTAAATGTTTGTTGTTTCGTCATGGGAGAAAGTGTATCTTTTTTTGGCTCTTGGATGACCCAAATAGCCTTGGTATGGATGGTTTATCAATTAACCAATTCAGCCGTGTTAGTTGGTGTTGCAGGATTTACCAATCAAGCTCTGGGTTTGATTATTACACCTTTGGTAGGAGTCTTGTTGGATCGCTGGAATCTACGATACGTGTTACTAACAACTCAGTTACTAAACGTTCTTTTATCTTCTCTCTTAACTTTTCTGACTCTTAACGGTCAGCTCAATGTTGTATGGATTATTATTATTGGTGCTCTTCAAGGGACACTAAAAGCTTTCGATTTACCAGCACGTTTGGTAACAATTCCCAGACTTGTAGAGGATAAAACAGAGACTTACAGTGCAATTTCTCTCCATTCTTTCTCGATTAATACAGCTAAATTTGCCAGTCCTATGATTGCGGGTATATTGCTTGCTAGCTCTGGAGCAACTGCTTGTTTTTTAATAGATGCTATTACCTATATACCCTTTATATCCGCGATTTTAACTACAAAAATTAGAGCTATTCCTAATAAATTATCCTCTGATAAAACTCCTTTCTTAAAGACTTTGAAAGAAGGTTTTGTTTTTGCTTATGATTTTTTGCCTATAAAATATGCCTTTATATTACAAATCATTATTTGTTTTATGGCAATGACTCATGTTAACTTAATGCCGATTTTTACTCAAAAAATATTGAATGGTAATGCTGAAACCATGGGCTTTCTCATGACAGCTTCAGCTCTTGGTTCTATAGTTGCAGGTTTTTATCTTATTCTTCGCAAGCAAGTCATAGGATTAGAGAAAATTATCACACGTTCTACGGCAATTTTAGGCTTGGGTTTGATGCTTTTTTCTCGTTCCAACAATCTAGAGATTTGTCTGGTTTTAATTTTTCTAGTAGGTATGAGTAATACTCTAACTCTGGCTTCAATTGGTAATTTTGTTCAATCAATTCTGACAGACGAAGATAAACGAGGTAGAGTTACAAGTATATTTACAACAGGTTTTTTGGGAGTACTGCCTTTTGGTAATTTGTTTTTTGGGGGATTGACAAATCAAATTGGAGTTGCTAATGCTATATTTTTTGGTGGTGCGTGTTGTCTTCTGGGAGCTTTTTATTTCTCCAGACAAGAATCTAAGATGAGAAGGATATTACATTCAGTATATTTAGAAATGGGTTTAACAGTAAACAGTGACCAGTGA
- a CDS encoding aliphatic sulfonate ABC transporter substrate-binding protein — MVATVKTRSFNIFHSFKVLIIPGLLTITTSLTLIGCSGENLKTETETQSSARQVSDNTKTSGIKTKVLHMGYQQAGDLVRVTKVLEKRLEPLGVKVEWAQFAQGPQLMEAMNVGKVDLGSVGETPPIFAQAAGAQIVYVVGRRRTEKTGRGSAIAVPPDSPIKTLKDIKGQKVVFQKASASHYFILRALEDVGLKYSDIQVLSIPNVEARATFIEGKIPVWVTGDPHLAIAEKMGKVRVLRNSQGLDSPGGYYIAGKQFAIDNPELLRIVIEEIDKIERWAEAHPKETAKLIAPEQKLPPNVMDLVISRRTYGLRAISPDLVKEQQRVAEYFYRNGLLPKPLNIQEALLTPEQYAAITPPTISQK, encoded by the coding sequence ATGGTTGCTACAGTCAAAACTCGGTCTTTCAATATCTTTCACAGCTTTAAAGTGCTTATAATACCGGGACTATTGACCATTACAACTTCGTTAACTTTAATTGGTTGCAGTGGAGAAAACCTGAAAACAGAGACAGAAACGCAATCTTCTGCTCGTCAAGTGTCAGATAATACTAAAACATCTGGTATTAAGACAAAAGTACTCCACATGGGGTATCAACAAGCAGGTGATTTAGTTAGAGTTACAAAAGTCTTGGAAAAGCGTTTAGAACCTTTGGGAGTTAAGGTGGAATGGGCGCAATTTGCCCAAGGTCCTCAACTCATGGAAGCTATGAATGTGGGTAAAGTAGATCTAGGTTCTGTGGGAGAAACTCCCCCTATTTTTGCTCAAGCGGCTGGTGCTCAAATTGTTTATGTTGTTGGTCGGCGGCGAACTGAAAAGACTGGTCGAGGGAGTGCAATTGCTGTTCCACCAGATTCTCCTATCAAAACTTTGAAAGACATTAAGGGGCAAAAAGTCGTCTTCCAAAAAGCTTCTGCATCGCACTATTTTATTCTAAGAGCTTTAGAAGATGTGGGTTTGAAATACAGCGATATTCAAGTTCTAAGCATACCCAACGTGGAAGCCCGTGCAACATTTATAGAAGGAAAAATTCCTGTTTGGGTGACAGGAGATCCTCACCTAGCTATAGCTGAAAAAATGGGTAAAGTTCGCGTTCTTAGAAATTCTCAAGGACTTGATTCCCCTGGTGGTTACTATATAGCAGGAAAACAATTTGCTATAGATAATCCTGAATTACTGCGGATAGTCATTGAAGAAATAGACAAAATCGAGCGATGGGCTGAAGCACATCCTAAAGAGACAGCAAAATTAATTGCACCAGAACAGAAACTACCTCCAAACGTGATGGACTTAGTAATTAGCCGTCGTACCTATGGCTTGAGAGCAATCTCTCCAGACTTAGTGAAAGAACAACAGCGAGTAGCAGAGTATTTTTATAGAAATGGCTTACTTCCTAAACCTCTTAATATTCAAGAAGCTTTACTAACACCCGAACAATATGCAGCAATTACTCCTCCAACAATTAGTCAGAAGTAG